Proteins encoded together in one Acidaminococcus timonensis window:
- the ilvN gene encoding acetolactate synthase small subunit, translated as MIRQHLAILADNKPGVLTHVAGLISRRAINIEFINAGYTEEPDVTRINIVVSVEDRYELDQAIKQLAKLIDVIKVVNLDDAPFVSYELAMIKVSAPTPQVREELTNLADLFHAKVVDVQKKSLVLRLTGREDHIDALLEVLEDYQIIEIARTGQISLSRGLIPVKKM; from the coding sequence ATGATCCGACAGCATCTGGCCATCCTGGCCGACAACAAACCCGGCGTGCTGACCCATGTGGCCGGACTCATCAGCCGCCGTGCCATCAACATCGAGTTCATCAACGCCGGCTATACGGAAGAACCGGACGTAACCCGGATCAACATCGTCGTTTCCGTGGAAGACCGGTATGAGCTGGACCAGGCCATCAAACAGCTGGCCAAGCTCATCGATGTGATCAAGGTGGTGAACCTGGACGACGCTCCCTTTGTGAGCTATGAACTGGCCATGATCAAGGTCAGCGCCCCCACACCCCAGGTGCGGGAGGAACTGACGAACCTGGCCGACCTGTTCCACGCCAAGGTGGTGGACGTACAGAAAAAATCCCTGGTACTCCGCCTCACCGGCCGGGAGGATCACATCGATGCCCTCCTGGAAGTGCTGGAGGACTACCAGATCATCGAAATCGCCCGTACCGGGCAGATTTCCCTCTCCCGCGGGCTGATTCCAGTAAAAAAAATGTAA
- a CDS encoding IS3 family transposase, protein MISSLRGSFKLKDILSYTQMPKATYMYWQKRFDRENPDQEVEEKIQEIRSQHKDYGYRRMTGELKNQGICVNKKKVQRIMQKLSLQVTSFTRKSRKYSSYKGKVGTIAPNRIHRRFETNIPHQKITTDTSEFKYYEADSQGHLTLRKLYLDPFLDMFNNEIISYGIAKYPSANSILEAQAKAIKITADCPYRRTFHSDQGWAYQMKFYTKRLKNERIFQSMSRKGNCHDNAVMENFFGLLKQEIYYGVTYYSYKELKGAIERYIKYYNEQRIKEKLGWKSPVQYRLSLQAA, encoded by the coding sequence ATCATCTCCAGTCTCCGAGGATCATTCAAGTTGAAAGACATTCTCTCCTATACGCAAATGCCCAAAGCAACCTATATGTACTGGCAGAAACGGTTTGACCGCGAGAATCCAGACCAGGAAGTAGAGGAGAAAATACAGGAAATCCGCAGCCAGCATAAAGATTATGGATACCGTCGCATGACCGGTGAGCTAAAGAACCAAGGGATTTGCGTGAACAAGAAGAAAGTTCAACGTATCATGCAGAAACTGAGCCTTCAGGTAACATCTTTTACCCGGAAGAGCCGTAAATACAGCTCCTATAAGGGTAAGGTAGGAACCATTGCTCCAAATAGGATACATCGTCGTTTTGAGACGAATATCCCTCACCAGAAGATTACGACCGACACTTCAGAATTCAAATACTATGAAGCAGATTCACAGGGACATTTGACTCTGCGCAAGCTTTATCTGGATCCTTTCCTGGACATGTTCAATAATGAAATCATCAGCTATGGAATAGCCAAATATCCTTCGGCTAACAGCATACTGGAAGCTCAAGCCAAAGCAATCAAAATTACTGCTGATTGTCCGTATCGAAGAACATTTCACTCCGATCAGGGCTGGGCATACCAAATGAAATTCTATACCAAAAGACTAAAAAACGAACGAATTTTTCAGAGCATGTCTCGAAAAGGCAACTGTCATGATAACGCTGTAATGGAAAACTTCTTCGGCTTACTGAAGCAGGAAATATATTACGGAGTGACCTACTACAGCTACAAAGAATTAAAAGGCGCTATCGAACGATACATCAAATACTATAACGAGCAAAGAATCAAGGAAAAACTGGGCTGGAAAAGTCCTGTTCAATACAGGCTTTCCTTGCAGGCAGCATAA
- a CDS encoding helix-turn-helix domain-containing protein, with the protein MARHSYEFKKKIVLEYLNSDKGCISISRKYGMASSSQLLKWAAAYKAFGDNGLKRSRSQKIYSFKEKLSVVESYLTNEISYQELAIRVGINNPSLISRWVNEFKIAGPDALRSHKKGRKKTLSQSKPKKTDTQVQQPMVNISVEHVQELENENLKLRIENAFLKELRRLRLEDEAKMRELRKSSPVSEDHSS; encoded by the coding sequence ATGGCAAGACACAGCTATGAATTTAAGAAAAAAATAGTACTGGAATACTTGAACAGTGACAAAGGGTGTATTTCTATTTCACGTAAATATGGGATGGCAAGTAGCAGCCAGCTGCTAAAGTGGGCTGCTGCTTACAAGGCATTTGGAGATAATGGTCTGAAGAGATCTCGCTCTCAAAAAATATACTCTTTCAAAGAAAAACTTTCTGTGGTAGAGTCTTACTTAACAAATGAAATCTCATATCAGGAATTGGCAATTCGTGTAGGAATCAACAATCCGTCATTGATTTCCAGATGGGTCAATGAATTTAAAATTGCGGGGCCGGATGCGTTACGGTCACATAAAAAAGGTAGGAAAAAGACTTTGAGCCAATCAAAACCCAAAAAAACAGATACCCAGGTTCAACAACCGATGGTCAACATCAGTGTGGAACATGTCCAGGAGTTAGAGAATGAAAACCTTAAACTCCGAATAGAGAATGCTTTTTTAAAAGAACTGAGGAGACTGCGTTTAGAGGACGAAGCAAAAATGAGAGAGTTGCGAAAATCATCTCCAGTCTCCGAGGATCATTCAAGTTGA
- a CDS encoding MBL fold metallo-hydrolase yields MQIQQIRNGTNKIVYGDTTFLLDPYLGEKGALGTLGDISGQPYKTPDPVKMQLPMPFYPLPDPIGTILEHVDYYLFTSLAPDHIDRAADGTVGALLDKKIPALVQNETDAALLRKSGFADVRVVSEEGTELGEITLVKTATCHGKIIPTGDAMGVVLLKEGEKALYVAGDTIWYEGVRQVLQDFKPRVVMVNGCAAALLGCGRLSMDDEDIESVSRNLPDAVVYVTHMDNDAAACITRHEMRGRLTNRGVTSYIMPRDGQTIHF; encoded by the coding sequence ATGCAGATCCAACAGATTCGCAATGGTACCAATAAAATCGTTTATGGAGATACAACGTTCCTTCTGGATCCCTATCTGGGAGAAAAGGGGGCCTTGGGGACCCTGGGGGATATTTCCGGCCAGCCCTATAAGACCCCTGATCCGGTGAAAATGCAGCTTCCCATGCCCTTTTATCCCCTTCCGGACCCCATCGGGACGATCCTGGAGCATGTGGATTATTATCTGTTCACCAGCCTGGCTCCGGACCACATCGATCGGGCCGCGGATGGCACGGTGGGCGCTTTGCTGGATAAGAAGATCCCGGCCCTGGTACAGAACGAGACGGATGCAGCGCTCCTGCGGAAATCCGGCTTTGCAGATGTGCGGGTGGTGTCGGAGGAAGGCACCGAGCTGGGGGAGATCACCCTGGTGAAGACGGCCACCTGCCACGGAAAGATCATCCCCACCGGGGATGCCATGGGAGTGGTGCTCCTGAAAGAAGGAGAAAAGGCGCTGTATGTGGCCGGAGATACCATCTGGTACGAGGGGGTACGACAGGTACTCCAGGATTTCAAGCCCCGGGTGGTGATGGTGAATGGTTGCGCAGCTGCGCTGCTGGGATGCGGCCGGCTTTCCATGGATGACGAGGACATCGAGAGCGTATCCCGGAACCTGCCCGATGCCGTGGTGTACGTGACCCATATGGACAACGATGCAGCGGCCTGCATCACCCGTCATGAGATGCGGGGCAGATTGACCAACCGGGGCGTCACCAGCTATATCATGCCCAGGGACGGCCAGACGATCCATTTCTAA
- a CDS encoding DNA-3-methyladenine glycosylase I — MTKWADGKQRCFWANPKNERYIRYHDEEWGVPVHTDRKLFEMLLLETFQAGLSWECVLNKREAFRNAFDGFDPVKIAAYEERKLEALRQDPGIIRNKLKIRAAVTNARIFLELAGQWGSFDRYLWHFTEGKTLQEHDGRTHSDLSDNLSKAWKKLGMKFVGTTVVYSYLQAVGVVDSHEPGCFKYRGSR; from the coding sequence ATGACAAAATGGGCTGACGGGAAGCAGCGATGCTTCTGGGCCAATCCGAAAAATGAACGGTACATCCGGTACCATGACGAAGAATGGGGCGTACCGGTCCATACGGACCGGAAGCTGTTTGAAATGCTGCTGCTGGAAACCTTCCAGGCCGGGCTTTCCTGGGAATGTGTACTGAATAAGCGGGAGGCCTTCCGGAATGCCTTCGATGGTTTCGACCCGGTGAAGATCGCTGCTTATGAGGAAAGGAAACTGGAGGCCCTGCGCCAGGATCCCGGGATCATCCGGAACAAACTGAAGATCAGGGCGGCCGTGACCAATGCCCGGATCTTCCTGGAACTGGCAGGGCAATGGGGCAGCTTCGACAGGTATCTGTGGCATTTTACAGAAGGGAAGACCCTGCAGGAACACGACGGCCGGACCCATTCGGACCTGTCCGACAACCTGTCCAAAGCATGGAAGAAACTGGGGATGAAGTTCGTGGGCACCACGGTGGTCTATTCCTACCTGCAGGCTGTGGGGGTGGTGGACAGCCACGAGCCCGGCTGCTTCAAGTATCGGGGAAGCCGCTAG
- the leuB gene encoding 3-isopropylmalate dehydrogenase → MKVTVLAGDGIGPEITDAALEVMKKTADVFGLDISYDHKLMGGCAYDKFGTPLPEETIASARAADGVLLGAVGGPKWDHIEDVTKRPEKGLLGIRKALGLYCNLRPVQVRPYMAHLSPLKTERAEGADLVIVRELTGGIYFGEHKEAALVDGVETASDIEKYTRPEVERIAVKAFEAARLRRGKVTSVDKANVLGSSRMWRKIVTEIHDEKYPDVELNHYYVDNCAMQLVLDPKQFDVILTNNIFGDILSDEASTIAGSIGLLPSASLGDGTGLYEPIHGSAPDIAGKGIANPLGTILSAAMLLRYSLKQEAAAKAIEAAVDEVMKQGYRTPELAGEGLTVISTSEMGHKVAEAVTQ, encoded by the coding sequence ATGAAAGTTACCGTATTGGCCGGGGATGGCATCGGTCCTGAGATCACCGATGCCGCCCTTGAAGTCATGAAAAAAACGGCCGATGTGTTTGGCCTGGACATTTCCTATGACCACAAACTCATGGGAGGCTGTGCCTATGACAAGTTCGGAACGCCGCTGCCGGAAGAGACCATTGCCAGTGCCAGGGCGGCGGACGGTGTGCTGTTGGGCGCGGTAGGCGGTCCCAAATGGGATCACATCGAAGATGTGACCAAGCGGCCGGAAAAGGGGCTGCTGGGCATCCGCAAGGCCCTGGGGCTGTACTGCAACCTGCGGCCGGTGCAGGTGCGTCCCTACATGGCCCATCTGTCTCCGCTGAAGACGGAACGGGCAGAAGGCGCCGATCTGGTGATTGTCCGGGAACTGACCGGCGGGATCTACTTCGGAGAACACAAGGAAGCCGCTTTGGTGGATGGGGTGGAAACGGCTTCGGACATTGAAAAATACACCCGTCCTGAAGTGGAACGGATTGCTGTCAAGGCCTTTGAAGCGGCCCGTTTGCGCCGGGGCAAGGTGACCAGCGTGGATAAAGCCAATGTCCTGGGTTCTTCCCGGATGTGGCGGAAAATCGTCACGGAAATCCATGATGAGAAGTATCCGGATGTGGAACTGAACCACTATTATGTGGACAATTGTGCCATGCAGCTGGTGCTGGATCCCAAACAGTTCGATGTGATCCTGACCAACAACATTTTCGGGGATATCCTGTCGGATGAGGCTTCCACCATTGCCGGCAGCATCGGGCTGCTGCCTTCTGCCAGCCTGGGCGATGGAACCGGGCTGTACGAACCCATCCATGGCAGTGCGCCGGACATTGCCGGCAAGGGCATTGCCAACCCGCTGGGGACCATCCTGTCAGCGGCCATGCTGCTGCGGTATTCCCTGAAACAGGAAGCGGCTGCCAAAGCCATTGAAGCGGCAGTGGATGAAGTGATGAAACAGGGCTACCGGACACCGGAGCTGGCCGGCGAAGGACTGACGGTGATCAGTACCTCCGAAATGGGCCATAAGGTGGCGGAAGCGGTAACTCAATAA
- a CDS encoding 3-isopropylmalate dehydratase small subunit: MSKVWRYGDHVDTDVIIPARYLNISDFKELSEHAMEDIDTTFAPNVKPGDIIVAGRNFGCGSSREHAPIVIQEKGIQCIIAESFARIFYRNAINIGLPVLEVGDDAKKIQAGDTVDVDLDKGEIHVVNKGITIKTHPLPAFVRKIQEAGGLINYVKGEHA; encoded by the coding sequence ATGAGTAAGGTTTGGCGTTACGGAGACCATGTGGACACGGATGTGATCATCCCTGCCCGCTACCTGAACATCTCCGATTTCAAAGAATTGAGCGAACATGCCATGGAAGATATCGACACCACCTTTGCCCCCAACGTAAAGCCCGGGGACATCATCGTGGCCGGCCGGAACTTCGGCTGCGGCTCCTCCCGGGAGCATGCTCCCATTGTCATCCAGGAAAAGGGCATCCAGTGCATCATTGCCGAAAGCTTTGCCCGGATCTTCTATCGGAATGCCATCAACATCGGGCTGCCGGTGCTGGAAGTGGGTGACGATGCCAAAAAGATCCAGGCCGGGGATACGGTGGATGTGGATCTGGACAAAGGGGAGATCCATGTGGTGAATAAAGGCATCACCATCAAGACCCATCCGCTGCCGGCCTTTGTCCGGAAAATCCAGGAAGCCGGCGGGCTGATCAACTATGTGAAAGGAGAGCATGCCTGA
- the leuC gene encoding 3-isopropylmalate dehydratase large subunit produces MGMTRTQKILARHAGRPEVEEGELLVSQVDLTLANDITGPPAIDEFDKIGRPVFNKDKIALVPDHFSPPKDIKSATLCKHMRDFARKHHITNYFEVGRMGIEHALVPDSGLVAPGELVIGADSHTCTYGAVNAFSTGVGQTDLGAAMASGQTWFKVPRAIKVVLTGKKPDYISGKDVILTLIGMIGVDGALYQSLEFFGDGVGELSMADRFTICNMAIEAGGKNGIFPVDDKTREYLKERGVTRKWEAVEADEDAVYARTITIALDQLEPTVAYPHLPENTHPAAEGRDIAIDQVVIGSCTNGRYEDLVSAARILKGRKVNDRVRCIIIPATQEIYKRAMDNGLLDIFINAGAAVSTPTCGPCLGGYMGILAAGERCVSTTNRNFRGRMGHVDSEVYLASPLTAAASAVTGHITDPREVMK; encoded by the coding sequence ATGGGAATGACAAGAACGCAAAAAATCCTGGCCCGCCATGCCGGCCGGCCGGAAGTGGAAGAAGGGGAACTGCTGGTTTCCCAGGTGGATCTGACCCTGGCCAATGATATTACCGGGCCTCCTGCCATCGATGAATTCGATAAAATCGGCCGTCCTGTGTTCAACAAGGATAAGATTGCTTTGGTGCCGGATCATTTCTCTCCTCCCAAGGATATCAAATCGGCCACCCTGTGCAAACACATGCGGGATTTTGCCCGGAAACACCATATCACCAACTATTTTGAAGTGGGACGGATGGGCATCGAACATGCCCTGGTCCCTGACAGCGGCCTGGTGGCACCGGGCGAGCTGGTCATCGGGGCCGATTCCCACACCTGCACCTATGGTGCCGTGAACGCCTTCTCCACCGGGGTGGGCCAGACGGACCTGGGGGCTGCCATGGCCAGCGGACAGACCTGGTTCAAGGTCCCACGGGCCATCAAAGTGGTACTCACCGGCAAGAAACCGGACTACATTTCCGGTAAGGACGTGATCCTGACCCTGATCGGCATGATCGGAGTGGATGGGGCCCTGTATCAGTCCCTGGAATTCTTTGGGGACGGGGTGGGAGAACTGTCCATGGCGGACCGGTTCACCATCTGCAACATGGCCATTGAAGCCGGCGGCAAGAACGGGATCTTCCCGGTGGATGACAAGACCCGGGAATATCTGAAAGAACGGGGCGTCACCCGGAAATGGGAAGCCGTGGAAGCAGATGAAGATGCGGTCTATGCTCGCACCATCACCATCGCCCTGGATCAGCTGGAGCCGACGGTGGCCTATCCCCATCTTCCGGAAAACACCCATCCTGCCGCAGAAGGCAGGGACATTGCCATCGACCAGGTGGTCATCGGTTCCTGCACCAACGGCCGGTACGAAGATCTGGTTTCGGCAGCCCGCATCCTGAAGGGCCGGAAAGTCAACGACCGGGTGCGCTGCATCATCATCCCGGCTACCCAGGAAATTTACAAACGGGCCATGGATAACGGCCTGCTGGACATCTTCATCAACGCCGGTGCCGCCGTATCCACGCCCACCTGCGGACCCTGTCTGGGCGGCTATATGGGCATCCTGGCAGCCGGTGAACGGTGCGTTTCCACCACCAACCGGAACTTCAGAGGCCGGATGGGCCACGTAGACAGCGAAGTGTATCTGGCCAGCCCGCTGACGGCAGCGGCCAGTGCAGTGACCGGCCATATCACGGATCCCAGGGAGGTAATGAAATGA
- a CDS encoding WG repeat-containing protein, whose product MTYGKLAVVLGLCLALGQTALAADHLAVVEKSGKQGVIDTAGKEILPLHYKKVVLGDPKEDPVILVQEKGKYGLMDRDGRVLLPPTLKKVTDGGTGYLGGQAGRTWSFYNLKGEKLPGDYEGVQAFSEGMAPVKLKGKWGFADTTGKVVIQPQYKEVHGFSEGLAAVKTGKQWFYIRRDGTVLPSVSARKAGDFHQGVAVVDGGWLMDTTGRRYAKLKKYAYVGDFQDNGLAEVGVRRASHSFLDYLSIGLGWGDGWGWGGPYWGIGPGWGPYWGDVGYGYHHHHHHGWGWGGGISVSPAMAMPSNLYRGYVDKKGQEVIPPNYSYVSPFYGKYALFRDEGHWGMLDEKGRIVIPAAYDALLPFSRGLAPFASDKKWGFIDPSNQVVIANRFESVQSFLEDRTTAMEKGKGGVIDRSGRAVAPFREELQQLGPLTADRAAFKDSRTKKWGYIDGNAQVVIPAQYDNAGLFD is encoded by the coding sequence ATGACATATGGTAAATTGGCTGTTGTGCTGGGACTGTGCCTGGCTCTGGGGCAGACAGCCCTGGCGGCCGACCATCTGGCCGTGGTGGAAAAATCCGGCAAACAGGGGGTCATCGATACGGCAGGAAAGGAAATCCTGCCCCTGCATTATAAAAAAGTGGTCCTGGGGGACCCTAAGGAGGACCCGGTGATCCTTGTCCAGGAGAAGGGCAAATACGGTCTGATGGACCGGGACGGCAGGGTGCTGCTGCCGCCCACCCTGAAGAAAGTCACCGACGGAGGCACCGGATATCTGGGGGGGCAGGCCGGCAGGACCTGGAGCTTTTACAATCTGAAGGGGGAGAAGCTGCCCGGGGACTATGAAGGGGTCCAGGCTTTCAGCGAGGGAATGGCGCCTGTCAAGCTGAAGGGCAAATGGGGCTTTGCCGATACCACCGGAAAAGTGGTGATCCAGCCCCAGTACAAGGAAGTCCATGGCTTCAGCGAAGGGCTGGCTGCGGTCAAAACCGGCAAACAGTGGTTCTACATCCGCAGGGACGGCACCGTGCTGCCCAGTGTCAGTGCCAGAAAAGCCGGGGATTTCCACCAGGGCGTGGCCGTGGTGGACGGCGGCTGGCTCATGGATACCACGGGCAGGCGGTATGCCAAACTGAAGAAGTATGCCTACGTAGGCGACTTCCAGGATAACGGCCTGGCCGAAGTGGGTGTCCGCCGGGCCAGCCACAGCTTCCTGGATTATCTCTCCATCGGCCTGGGCTGGGGAGACGGCTGGGGCTGGGGCGGTCCCTACTGGGGCATCGGTCCCGGCTGGGGTCCCTATTGGGGTGATGTGGGCTATGGGTACCATCATCACCATCACCACGGCTGGGGCTGGGGTGGCGGCATCAGCGTCTCACCGGCCATGGCCATGCCTTCCAACCTGTACCGGGGCTATGTGGACAAGAAGGGGCAGGAAGTGATTCCGCCCAATTACAGCTACGTGTCTCCCTTCTACGGCAAATATGCCCTGTTCCGGGATGAAGGCCACTGGGGCATGCTGGATGAAAAAGGCCGGATCGTGATCCCGGCTGCCTACGATGCCCTGCTGCCCTTCAGCCGGGGACTGGCTCCCTTTGCCTCTGACAAGAAATGGGGCTTCATCGACCCGTCCAACCAGGTGGTGATCGCCAACCGGTTCGAAAGCGTCCAGTCTTTCCTGGAAGACCGGACTACGGCCATGGAAAAGGGCAAGGGTGGTGTCATCGACAGATCCGGCAGGGCCGTGGCTCCCTTCCGGGAAGAACTGCAGCAACTGGGGCCTCTCACGGCGGACAGGGCTGCTTTCAAGGACAGCCGTACTAAAAAATGGGGATATATTGATGGAAATGCCCAGGTTGTCATCCCTGCACAATATGATAATGCCGGATTGTTCGATTAA
- a CDS encoding LysR family transcriptional regulator, which produces MFHEKYLRYFLTVCEEKNITAAARKLELAQPALSRIIRELEQEAGLPLLVREAGGVYLTQAGEIYARSARQVLAAYQEGQREIHDIRDSHTGQVRLGLSRISSEVLLPVILEQFRKQYPQVELQLTETWIRELNPLLRQGKLDLSLTYENTDPELEYQPLLTDPIYLEAPAFFYEKQGNWSYGSTNVLPDVSLLEHMPFILLKPGRGMRFQADSLFREAGLHPRVILETDSVTLSHRLVLANQGFALIPRMALQILRKKNRAVFYQLPAFPLRRTLYLARRRGAYQTRAMEALARLIRSNVTGK; this is translated from the coding sequence ATGTTCCACGAAAAATACCTGCGGTATTTCCTGACCGTCTGTGAAGAAAAAAATATCACGGCGGCGGCCCGGAAACTGGAGCTGGCCCAGCCGGCCCTGAGCCGGATCATCCGGGAACTGGAACAGGAGGCGGGACTGCCCCTGCTGGTACGGGAGGCCGGCGGGGTTTATCTGACCCAGGCAGGGGAAATCTATGCCCGATCCGCCCGACAGGTCCTGGCGGCCTATCAGGAAGGACAGCGGGAAATCCACGATATCCGGGATTCCCATACGGGCCAGGTCCGGCTGGGACTTTCCCGAATTTCCAGCGAAGTGCTGCTGCCGGTGATCCTGGAACAGTTCCGGAAACAATATCCTCAGGTGGAACTGCAGCTGACGGAAACCTGGATCCGGGAACTGAATCCCCTGCTTCGCCAGGGAAAGCTGGACCTTTCCCTGACTTATGAGAACACGGATCCGGAACTGGAGTACCAGCCCCTTCTGACGGATCCCATCTATCTGGAGGCGCCGGCTTTCTTTTATGAAAAGCAGGGGAACTGGTCCTATGGCAGCACCAATGTGCTGCCGGATGTATCCCTGCTGGAGCATATGCCCTTCATCTTATTGAAGCCGGGGCGGGGTATGCGGTTCCAGGCAGATTCCCTGTTTCGGGAAGCGGGGCTGCATCCCCGGGTGATCCTGGAAACGGACAGTGTGACCCTGTCCCATCGGCTGGTCCTGGCCAACCAGGGATTCGCACTGATCCCCCGCATGGCCCTGCAGATCCTGCGGAAAAAGAACCGGGCTGTGTTCTATCAGCTGCCGGCATTTCCCCTGCGCCGGACGCTGTATCTGGCCCGCCGCAGGGGTGCCTACCAGACACGGGCCATGGAGGCCCTGGCCCGGCTGATCCGCAGCAACGTGACAGGGAAATAG
- a CDS encoding AbrB family transcriptional regulator, giving the protein MKKITAFLTAALIGFFLRQLGIPIPYMLGGILTGFVLSAFLDSSFHWPRQWRNAMLGVAGYGIGSNCTPETFVKLSQETLGIFGASLFTLAVSVAVAIYMHRHTFANLLSSIMGCLPGGLTAMTVLMEDYEEADQNVVVVSQCLRLFVVEVSVPFLAVNLFGGQVIRLTGPSLWDTSVADFLSLFHPGWLLVFPLALGGRYLAKKGHMPTSQLLGPIIATALFACWQGGVSRIPAPAMAFAQLHIGLYIGTMLDRDKLLKTKTLIPNILIGSLLMVISSALLSLFLSRLYGFTTLTAFLALAPGGIAEMCLSGLEMQQDVAVILTYQLVRVLILALGVPFAIRKVFKPAK; this is encoded by the coding sequence ATGAAAAAAATCACTGCATTCCTGACAGCCGCCCTGATCGGGTTCTTTCTGCGGCAGCTGGGTATCCCAATTCCCTATATGCTGGGCGGCATCCTGACCGGATTCGTCCTCAGCGCTTTCCTGGACAGCTCCTTCCACTGGCCCAGGCAGTGGCGCAATGCCATGCTGGGAGTGGCCGGCTATGGCATCGGCAGCAACTGCACCCCTGAAACATTTGTCAAACTGAGCCAGGAAACCCTGGGCATCTTCGGTGCCTCCCTCTTCACCCTGGCGGTGTCCGTGGCCGTGGCCATCTACATGCACCGGCATACCTTCGCCAATCTGCTCAGCTCCATTATGGGCTGCCTGCCCGGCGGCCTAACTGCCATGACGGTCCTGATGGAAGATTATGAAGAAGCGGACCAGAATGTAGTGGTGGTATCCCAATGCCTCCGTCTATTCGTAGTGGAAGTCAGTGTCCCGTTCCTGGCGGTGAATCTGTTCGGCGGCCAGGTCATCCGCCTGACCGGCCCCAGCCTGTGGGACACCAGCGTGGCGGATTTCCTGAGCCTGTTCCATCCGGGCTGGCTGCTGGTTTTCCCCCTGGCGCTGGGAGGCCGATACCTGGCAAAGAAGGGCCACATGCCCACCAGCCAGCTGCTGGGGCCCATTATCGCCACAGCCCTGTTTGCCTGCTGGCAGGGCGGCGTATCCCGGATCCCGGCGCCGGCCATGGCGTTCGCCCAGCTCCACATCGGCCTGTACATCGGCACCATGCTGGATCGGGACAAACTGCTGAAGACAAAGACGCTGATTCCCAACATTTTGATCGGTTCCCTGCTGATGGTGATCTCCAGCGCCCTTCTTTCCCTGTTCCTGTCCCGGCTCTACGGATTCACCACCCTGACGGCCTTCCTGGCCCTGGCTCCCGGCGGTATCGCCGAGATGTGCCTGTCCGGCCTGGAGATGCAGCAGGACGTGGCCGTGATCCTGACCTACCAGCTGGTGCGGGTCCTGATCCTGGCTCTGGGGGTCCCCTTTGCCATCCGAAAAGTATTCAAGCCTGCAAAATAA